The following nucleotide sequence is from Myxococcus stipitatus.
CGCCTTTTCCGCCCGACCCTTCTTCGCCGTCATGACCTCTTCCCTCTGCGCGTCCCAGCCGCGTAGCGGGCTGTAGCAATGCCCGCGACGAGTGTAGGGAGGAGGGGGGAGTGGTCAATTTTCCGGCAGTCCTTCCAGCCGGGGCGGAGTGTACGGGGTGGTGTGCCTACATTTCGGCTGCGCGCTCCACCGAAGCGGGTATGTTGCCGCCACGATTTCCTTGGAGGAACCCACTCATGGCCGACAACCGAACGGACAAGCCGACTTCGACCGAGGAGGAGTATTTCGCCCGGGAGGAGATCGAGAAGAAGCGCAAGCTGGCCCTCCAGCAGGCTGCGGAGACCGCGGAGAAGCAGCGCGAGGAACTCAAGAAGCTGCACTGGATGAAGTGCCCCAAGTGCGGCATGGACCTGCAGACGCTCAAGCAGGGCAACGTCGAACTGGAGACGTGCTTCAACTGTGGCGGCGTCTTCCTGGACTCCGGCGAGCTGGACCAGCTCATGAAGCAGCACGGGCACGAGGGCAGTGGCAAGGTGATGGGCGCCATCCTCAACCTGTTCAAGCGCAAGTAGACCCCATCCGAGGAGGCTCCCCGTCATGGCCCTCACGCTCGAGCAGGTGCGTCACGTGGCCTCGCTGGCGCGGCTGGCGCTGACTCCCGAGGAGGAGCAGCGCTTCGCCACGCAGCTGTCCGCCGTGCTGGACGCGGTGGCGCAGCTGCAGTCGCTCGACGTGGAGACGGTGGAGCCCACCTCTCACGCCACGCTCGCCGCCTCGCTGTTGCGGCAGGACGTGGCGCGGCCGTCGCTGCCGCCGGAGAAGTCCCTGGCCAACGCCCCGGCGAAGGTCGGGACGAGCTTCGCGGTGCCGAAGATCATCGAATAGCAGCCGCCCCCGGAGACGCCCGTCATGCAGCTCACGGACCTCACGATGCTGGAGCTGGCGCGGAAGCTGGCCTCGGGCGAGGTGTCCTCGGTGGAGGCCACCCGCGCGAGCCTCGAGCGCATCGCCCAGGTCGACCCCCAGGTGCGCGCCTTCCTGCGCGTGGACGCGGAAGGGGCCCTAGCCGCCGCCGAGGCCAGCGACCAGCGCCGCAAGGCCGGAGCCCCGGCCAGCGCCCTGGATGGCGTGCCAGTGGGCCTCAAGGACCTCTTCCTCACGGAGGGCGTGGAGACCACGGCCGGCTCCCGCGTGCTGGAGGGCTTCGTCCCGCCCTTCGACGCCACGGTGGTGCGGCTGCTGAAGGAGGCGGGCCTGCCGCTCGTCGGCAAGCTGAACCTGGACGAGTTCGCCATGGGCTCGT
It contains:
- a CDS encoding zf-TFIIB domain-containing protein; protein product: MADNRTDKPTSTEEEYFAREEIEKKRKLALQQAAETAEKQREELKKLHWMKCPKCGMDLQTLKQGNVELETCFNCGGVFLDSGELDQLMKQHGHEGSGKVMGAILNLFKRK
- the gatC gene encoding Asp-tRNA(Asn)/Glu-tRNA(Gln) amidotransferase subunit GatC; this translates as MALTLEQVRHVASLARLALTPEEEQRFATQLSAVLDAVAQLQSLDVETVEPTSHATLAASLLRQDVARPSLPPEKSLANAPAKVGTSFAVPKIIE